In Actinomycetes bacterium, the DNA window CCAGACGGTGACGTCGGTGGCGACCGCGGCGAGGCCGACGCTGAGAGCCGGGTGCTCGGCCGCCGGGTCATGGTCAGGCACGGACAAGAGGCTCACCTCCCCGACGCGCCGGCGACCGGTGTCGCCGACTGCTCAAGGATGCGCCTTGTGGGTTGACGTTGTCGTCAGGCCGTGCGCAAGCACCGGCTTGACGACGTCGCCGGCCTACCAGGTGTCGAGCGCTCAGAACGGGTACGCCGGGGGCTCACGGCGGATCGTCACCCACTGGGTCTCGGTGAAGGCGTCGATGTTCGCCGCGGCGCCACCGAAGCGCGACCCGGTGCCCGACGCCCCGACGCCGCCGAAGGGGATGTTCGCCTCGTCGCTCACCGTCTGGTCGTTGATGTGCACGATGCCGCTGGGGATGCGCTCGGCGACCGCGAGGCCCTTCATGACGTCGCGGGTGACGATGCCCAGCGCCAGCCCGTACGGCGTGTCCGCGGCGAGCCGGATCGCCTCGTCGACGTCGCTGAAGCTGGTGACGGGGGCGACCGGGCCGAAGATCTCGTCGGCGAACGCGGGCGAGCTGGTGGGCACGTCGGCGAGCACGGTCGGGCGGTAGAAAAGGCGGTCGTACTCGGCACCGGCGGCGGCCTTCGCCCCCGCTTCGATGCTCGCGGTGACCAGACCGTGGATCTTGTTGCGCTGCCTCTCATCGATGACCGGCCCGAGCGCGACCTGCTCCGTCGCGGGGTTGCCCACCGGCAGGTGCGCGGCCTTGGCGGCGAGCTTGTCGACGTAGTCGTCGTAGAGCCGCTCGTGGACGATGTGGCGCCCGGTCGTCATGCAGATCTGGCCCTGGTGGAAGAACGAGCCCCACGCGGCCAGGGTGACCGCCTGGTCGACGTCGGCGTCGTCGAGGACGAGCAGCGCGGAGTTCCCGCCCAGCTCGAGGTGGGCGCGGGTGAGGTGCCGGCCGGCGAGCTCTCCGACCCGCCGCCCCGCTGCCGTGGACCCGGTGAAGGACACGACGCGCACCGACGGGTGCGCGATGAGCGCCTCGCCGACGTCGACCCCGCCCGGCAACATCTGCAGGACGCCGGGTGGCAGCCCCGCCTCCTCGAAGATGCGGGCGATGCTCACCCCGCCGGTCACCGCGGTCCGCGGGTCGGGCTTGAGGACGACCGCGTTGCCGAGCGCGAGGGCCGGCGCCACCGAGCGGATTCCGAGGATGACCGGCACGTTGAACGGCGAGATCACCGCGACCACACCCGCGGGCACGCGGCGGGCGAGGGACAGGCGCGGCTCCTCGCTCGGGATCAGCTCGCCGTACGCCCGGCTGGGCAGGGCCGCCGCCTCGTAGCACTCCTGCGCGGCCACGTGCAGCGAGAAGGCGGCCATCCCCGGGATGGCACCCACCTCACGGACGTTCCAGAAGGCGATGTCGTCCCCGTGCTCCTGCCAGAGGTCTCCCGCCTTGCGCAGGACCGCGGCGCGCGCCGGGTACGGCGTCGCGGCCCACGCCTCCTGCGCGGCGGCCGCGCTGGCCACCGCCTCGTCCACGTCGGCGACGGTCGGCTGGCCCATGCGCTCCAGCTCGTTGCCCGTCGCGGGCTCCACGACGGGGTACACCCCGCCGGTGGCGGGTCGCCACTCTCCGCCGAGGAAAACCTTGCCCGACCATGTCGCAGCGTCCATCAGACCCATGGAATCTCCTCACCGGCGCCGAGGTGGCCAGACCGTAGGAGGGCCTCGCCGTTCTAGTCAAGAGGACGACGTTCGGCTGGATGGAACGCCAGACCTCAGCAGGACGGTTGCGACGGGACCCTGTAGCCCATCCGCGAGGAGATCTCCATGACCGTGCGCCGAAGTGGCGCCTCCAGCCGGGCCACCACGGTCTCGACCGGGGCGTTCCACATCGAGAGGTGGACCGCGACGTTGGCCGCCGCC includes these proteins:
- a CDS encoding benzaldehyde dehydrogenase; this translates as MGLMDAATWSGKVFLGGEWRPATGGVYPVVEPATGNELERMGQPTVADVDEAVASAAAAQEAWAATPYPARAAVLRKAGDLWQEHGDDIAFWNVREVGAIPGMAAFSLHVAAQECYEAAALPSRAYGELIPSEEPRLSLARRVPAGVVAVISPFNVPVILGIRSVAPALALGNAVVLKPDPRTAVTGGVSIARIFEEAGLPPGVLQMLPGGVDVGEALIAHPSVRVVSFTGSTAAGRRVGELAGRHLTRAHLELGGNSALLVLDDADVDQAVTLAAWGSFFHQGQICMTTGRHIVHERLYDDYVDKLAAKAAHLPVGNPATEQVALGPVIDERQRNKIHGLVTASIEAGAKAAAGAEYDRLFYRPTVLADVPTSSPAFADEIFGPVAPVTSFSDVDEAIRLAADTPYGLALGIVTRDVMKGLAVAERIPSGIVHINDQTVSDEANIPFGGVGASGTGSRFGGAAANIDAFTETQWVTIRREPPAYPF